A region of Culicoides brevitarsis isolate CSIRO-B50_1 chromosome 1, AGI_CSIRO_Cbre_v1, whole genome shotgun sequence DNA encodes the following proteins:
- the LOC134836957 gene encoding structural maintenance of chromosomes protein 2-like, translated as MSQRTNYSSFQSAIASWVSKTNLIKEISCSDSILPDVNEFFAVYKRKFKFHVMEEYNLVTFLQEFYPKFEFQLEDQQNLCKFDHIYAYCLLLHFSCVEQKDQFFHGACLNLSQFHQGIICKFLKLLMERQMFDKASLSVIMNEALMPSHVPPLKIMPNIQSGMTPPTPKSSMLNKTTSKIRDLETELMIEKNRVDEIELQYQEKLRQKQKEIDEMQVVNTKLRHEILEKESEMASMTCELEVNTACEALLKTIAEKTQLLVECHETINSLNAENEELSEKFVHSQATISEKVRKITELEDTINSLEDEIERQTSKNYALMSHVEGLNSFIANSRRLDESLEYFNSLEKDFLNNNNDEKETNNNNSLKENPEKSFEGSHHSPLIKKRSFSIDIQPLAGFRHRNRQIYRSTTYKESERYLSIADEIKASSILDFGEDEADEETQLSLFFDSLHEGVPDGGDGRRESVIPKNNKILEKIKEEEDEEEISPACSRLLSQLKKENESLRKTNETLALAQLAMKRPKRGFKLCVVS; from the exons atgtctcAACGTACTAATTATTCGTCGTTTCAAAGTGCAATCGCTAGttgg GTTTCCAAAACCAAtttaatcaaagaaatttcCTGTTCTGACTCGATTTTGCCCGATGTGAACGAATTTTTTGCCGTTTATAAGCGTAAATTTAAGTTTCATGTCATGGAAGAATATAATTTGGTAACATTTTTAcaag aattttatccTAAATTTGAGTTCCAATTGGAAGATCAACagaatttatgcaaatttgatCATATTTACGCTTATTGTCTCTTGCTACATTTCTCTTGTGTCGAACAAAAGGATCAATTTTTCCATGGAGCTTGTTTAAACCTCTCTCAATTTCATCAAGGAATCATTTGTAAGTTCTTGAAATTGTTGATGGAGCGTCAAATGTTCGACAAGGCATCCTTAAGTGTCATCATGAATGAAGCTCTGATGCCTTCTCATGTGCCTCCATTGAAAATTATGCCAAATATTCAAAGCGGCATGACTCCGCCGACACCAAAGTCATCAATGTTGAACAAAACAACGTCAAAAATCCGGGATTTGGAGACGGAATTGATGATCGAGAAGAATCGCGTGGATGAAATTGAGCTGCAGTATCAGGAAAAATTGCGacaaaaac aaaaagaaattgatgaaatgcAAGTCGTCAATACAAAGTTGCGGCATGAAATCCTCGAAAAAGAATCGGAAATGGCTTCGATGACGTGTGAACTTGAAGTTAATACCGCTTGTGAAGCTCTTCTCAAAACGATTGCCGAGAAAACGCAACTTTTGGTCGAGTGTCATGAGACGATCAACTCTTTAAATGCCGAAAACGAGGAATTATCCGAGAAATTTGTGCATTCGCAAGCTACAATTTCAGAAAAAGTCCGTAAAATCACCGAACTTGAGGACACAATTAATTCTCTGGAAGATGAAATTGAGCGTCAAACGTCGAAAAATTACGCCTTGATGTCGCACGTTGAAGGTCTCAATAGTTTCATCGCCAATTCTCGTCGTTTGGATGAAAGTTTGGAATATTTCAACTCACTGGAAAAGGATTTCTTGAACaacaataatgatgaaaaggaaacaaacaacaacaactcctTGAAAGAAAATCCAGAAAAATCCTTCGAAGGAAGTCATCACAGTCCTTTGATCAAAAAGAGATCGTTTTCCATCGATATTCAACCTTTGGCAGGATTTCGACATCGCAACCGGCAAATTTACCGATCAACAACTTACAAGGAAAGTGAACGTTATTTATCGATTGCTGATGAAATAAAAGCGAGTTCAATTTTGGATTTTGGTGAAGATGAAGCTGATGAAGAGACGCAattgagtttattttttgactctCTTCATGAAGGCGTTCCTGATGGCGGCGATGGAAGACGAGAGTCGGTAattcctaaaaataataaaattttggaaaaaataaaagaagaagaagatgaagagGAAATTAGTCCAGCTTGCAGTCGTTTGTTGTCTcagttgaaaaaagaaaatgaaagctTACGTAAAACCAATGAAACGCTCGCTCTTGCCCAATTAGCGATGAAACGTCCTAAAAGAGGGTTTAAATTGTGTGTTGTTAGTTaa